A stretch of Plesiomonas shigelloides DNA encodes these proteins:
- the potG gene encoding putrescine ABC transporter ATP-binding subunit PotG: MKETQARPQNKAPKLKTPLLEVRNLTKSFDGSLAVDDVDLTIYKGEIFALLGASGCGKSTLLRMLAGFELPTSGQIFLDGQDLSAVPPYKRPINMMFQSYALFPHMTVEQNIAFGLKQDKLPTAEIRNRVAEMLELVHMQEFAKRKPHQLSGGQRQRVALARSLAKRPKLLLLDEPMGALDKKLRDQMQLEVVDILERVGATCVMVTHDQEEAMTMAGRIAIMNRGKFVQIGEPEEVYEYPNSRFSAEFIGSINVFEGMLQEEQEEHYIVRSPGLVHPLKVEQEVKITPDVPVMVALRPEKIALCDDVPEEGCNFAVGEVVNIAYLGDLSIYHVRLHSGMILTAQLQNDCRYRRGMPTWGDEVRLYWNPDSCVVLTA, encoded by the coding sequence GTGAAAGAGACGCAAGCTCGTCCTCAAAACAAAGCCCCCAAGCTGAAAACACCGTTGCTGGAAGTGCGTAACCTCACCAAATCCTTCGATGGTTCGTTGGCGGTGGATGATGTCGATCTGACTATCTATAAAGGTGAAATTTTTGCCTTACTGGGCGCCTCAGGCTGTGGCAAGTCCACCTTGCTGCGGATGTTGGCTGGATTTGAGTTGCCGACTAGTGGCCAGATTTTCCTCGACGGACAGGATTTGTCCGCCGTGCCGCCGTATAAACGCCCGATCAACATGATGTTCCAGTCGTATGCACTGTTCCCGCATATGACAGTGGAGCAGAACATTGCCTTTGGTCTTAAGCAGGACAAATTACCGACAGCGGAGATCCGCAATCGGGTGGCGGAGATGCTGGAACTGGTACACATGCAAGAGTTTGCCAAGCGTAAGCCACATCAGTTATCCGGCGGCCAGCGCCAGCGGGTGGCATTGGCGCGCAGTCTGGCTAAACGGCCAAAGCTATTGCTACTGGATGAGCCGATGGGGGCGCTGGATAAAAAGCTGCGTGACCAGATGCAACTGGAAGTGGTGGATATTCTCGAGCGCGTGGGCGCAACCTGCGTGATGGTGACCCACGATCAGGAAGAAGCCATGACCATGGCTGGGCGTATCGCCATCATGAACCGCGGAAAATTCGTGCAAATTGGTGAGCCAGAAGAGGTATACGAGTACCCGAACAGCCGCTTTAGTGCTGAGTTTATCGGCAGCATCAATGTGTTCGAAGGCATGTTGCAAGAAGAGCAGGAAGAGCACTATATCGTGCGCAGTCCTGGCTTAGTGCACCCACTGAAAGTTGAGCAAGAGGTCAAGATCACCCCGGATGTGCCGGTGATGGTGGCGCTGCGGCCAGAAAAAATTGCTCTGTGCGATGATGTGCCGGAAGAGGGCTGTAACTTTGCGGTGGGCGAAGTGGTGAACATCGCTTACTTAGGCGATTTGTCGATTTATCACGTGCGACTGCACAGCGGCATGATTTTGACCGCCCAGTTGCAAAACGATTGTCGCTACCGCCGCGGTATGCCGACGTGGGGAGATGAGGTGCGGCTGTACTGGAATCCGGACAGCTGTGTCGTACTGACCGCTTGA
- the potF gene encoding spermidine/putrescine ABC transporter substrate-binding protein PotF has product MLVLSSAQAEEKTLHVYNWSDYIAPDTLANFQKASGVKVVYDVFDSNEVLEGKLMAGNTGFDIVVPSASFLERQIKAGVFKPLDKSKLTHYANLDPELLKMLSKHDPDNQYGIPYLWATTGIGYNVDKVKAVLGENAPVDSWDLVLKPENLAKLKSCGVAFLDAPSEVYATVLNYLGKDPNSTDPKDYSGAANDLLLQLRPSVTYFHSSQYINDLANGDVCVAIGWAGDVKQAANRAKEANNGVNVGYSIPKEGALAFFDMLAIPADAKNTDTAYAFMDYLLQPEVIAGVSDAVYYANGNAKATELVKPEIRNDQGIYPTAETRAKMFTLTVKDPKVDRVITRSWTRVKSGQ; this is encoded by the coding sequence ATGCTGGTTTTGTCTTCTGCGCAGGCGGAAGAGAAAACGCTGCATGTCTACAACTGGTCTGACTATATTGCCCCTGATACGCTGGCGAATTTCCAAAAAGCCAGTGGCGTGAAAGTCGTGTACGACGTGTTTGATTCCAACGAAGTGTTGGAAGGCAAACTGATGGCCGGTAATACCGGTTTTGATATCGTGGTGCCGTCGGCCAGTTTTCTGGAGCGCCAGATTAAAGCCGGCGTGTTTAAACCGCTGGATAAAAGCAAGCTGACCCATTACGCCAATTTGGATCCGGAGTTGCTCAAAATGCTGAGCAAACACGATCCGGATAACCAATACGGGATCCCGTATCTGTGGGCGACCACCGGAATTGGCTATAACGTCGATAAAGTCAAAGCGGTGCTCGGGGAAAATGCGCCGGTCGATAGCTGGGATCTGGTGTTGAAGCCGGAGAATCTGGCTAAGCTGAAAAGCTGCGGAGTGGCTTTCTTAGATGCGCCGAGCGAAGTGTACGCCACCGTGCTCAATTATCTGGGTAAAGATCCTAACAGCACCGATCCAAAAGATTACTCCGGTGCCGCCAATGATCTGTTATTGCAACTGCGCCCGAGCGTGACTTACTTCCACTCATCCCAATATATCAATGATTTGGCTAACGGTGATGTCTGCGTCGCCATTGGTTGGGCCGGGGATGTGAAGCAGGCGGCCAACCGCGCGAAAGAGGCCAACAACGGCGTGAATGTTGGCTACAGCATTCCGAAAGAAGGAGCATTAGCCTTCTTCGATATGCTGGCGATTCCCGCGGATGCGAAAAACACCGATACCGCCTATGCCTTTATGGATTATTTGCTGCAACCGGAAGTGATTGCCGGAGTCAGTGATGCGGTGTACTACGCCAACGGGAATGCGAAAGCGACCGAATTGGTAAAACCAGAGATCCGAAACGATCAGGGCATTTACCCGACCGCTGAAACGCGGGCCAAAATGTTCACCCTGACGGTTAAAGATCCTAAAGTGGACCGGGTGATCACCCGCTCCTGGACACGGGTTAAAAGCGGCCAATAA
- a CDS encoding YbjN domain-containing protein has protein sequence MNNLPVPDLTVLKTWLLQLGIEFFECESCQALHLPHMQNINGIFDAKIDLLDEDIIVFSAATEVRPTGLLPLVAGLSDINAQFSLVNGFVDVQDDNLPKLIVTHSLTAGAGLTLAQFQRFVLQTQQQIELFVENVKLKGFLFFPEEDEFSEQDKVLH, from the coding sequence ATGAATAACTTACCTGTTCCCGATTTGACCGTATTGAAAACCTGGCTGCTGCAGTTAGGGATCGAGTTTTTCGAGTGTGAATCTTGTCAGGCTCTGCACCTGCCGCATATGCAGAACATCAACGGGATTTTTGATGCCAAAATTGATTTGCTGGATGAAGACATTATTGTCTTTTCGGCGGCCACTGAAGTGCGTCCAACCGGCTTGTTGCCACTGGTAGCGGGGCTCAGTGACATTAATGCTCAGTTCTCGCTGGTAAATGGTTTTGTGGATGTACAAGATGACAATCTGCCAAAACTCATCGTCACCCACTCACTGACTGCCGGTGCCGGTTTAACCCTGGCGCAGTTCCAGCGTTTTGTGCTGCAAACCCAGCAGCAAATCGAGCTGTTTGTCGAAAACGTCAAACTGAAAGGCTTCCTGTTTTTCCCAGAGGAAGATGAGTTTTCTGAGCAGGATAAAGTCCTGCATTAA
- a CDS encoding DUF4250 domain-containing protein, which yields MDLTRFAQMDSTMLMSIVNMKLRNEFDNLYELAQAYDIDAAALCEKLEHSGFHYHPEFNQFRSV from the coding sequence ATGGATCTCACCCGCTTTGCGCAAATGGACAGCACCATGTTGATGAGTATCGTTAATATGAAGCTGCGTAATGAGTTCGACAATCTGTACGAGCTGGCTCAGGCCTACGATATTGATGCCGCCGCGCTGTGTGAAAAGCTCGAACACAGCGGTTTTCATTACCATCCGGAGTTTAATCAGTTCCGTTCGGTATAA
- the rimK gene encoding 30S ribosomal protein S6--L-glutamate ligase produces MLSIAILSRDASLYSCQRLVAAAEARGFHIEVIDPLHCYINLNADEPSVHCQGQPLPVYDAVIPRIGASITFYGTSVLRQFEMLGSYVLNDSTSISRARDKLRSLQRLARKGIGLPITGFASSPGDTDDLIKMVGGAPLVVKLVEGTQGIGVVLAETRQAAESVIDAFRGLNANILVQEYIAEAQGSDIRCFVIGDRVVAAMKRQAKAGEFRSNLHRGGSATPVEISVAERDMAVRAAQIIGLNVAGVDILRSKRGPLVMEVNASPGIEGIERATGQDVAGQILDYLAEQVMRHRQDR; encoded by the coding sequence ATGCTCTCCATCGCGATCCTTTCACGGGATGCCTCTTTGTACTCGTGCCAGCGGCTGGTTGCAGCCGCTGAAGCGCGTGGTTTTCACATTGAGGTGATTGACCCGTTGCACTGTTACATCAATCTCAATGCCGATGAGCCTTCAGTGCACTGCCAAGGGCAACCTTTGCCGGTATACGATGCGGTGATCCCGCGTATTGGTGCCTCGATTACTTTCTATGGCACCAGCGTGCTGCGCCAGTTTGAAATGCTGGGCAGCTACGTACTGAATGACTCCACCTCTATCAGCCGTGCGCGTGACAAATTACGCTCACTGCAGCGCTTGGCGCGCAAAGGTATTGGCCTGCCGATCACTGGGTTTGCCAGCTCGCCAGGGGATACGGACGATCTGATCAAAATGGTTGGTGGTGCGCCATTGGTGGTGAAACTGGTGGAAGGCACGCAAGGCATTGGCGTGGTGCTGGCGGAAACCCGTCAGGCTGCGGAAAGTGTCATCGATGCCTTTCGGGGCCTGAATGCCAATATTTTGGTGCAAGAGTACATTGCCGAAGCGCAAGGCTCGGATATTCGCTGTTTTGTGATTGGCGATCGGGTGGTCGCGGCCATGAAACGGCAAGCCAAGGCGGGTGAGTTTCGCTCCAATTTACATCGTGGCGGGAGTGCCACACCGGTGGAAATCAGTGTCGCGGAGCGCGATATGGCGGTACGCGCCGCACAGATCATCGGCTTGAATGTGGCTGGGGTCGATATTTTGCGCTCGAAGCGCGGCCCACTGGTGATGGAAGTGAATGCATCGCCGGGGATTGAAGGTATTGAACGTGCTACGGGGCAAGATGTCGCGGGGCAAATACTGGATTATCTGGCCGAGCAGGTGATGCGTCATCGGCAGGACAGGTAG
- the nfsA gene encoding oxygen-insensitive NADPH nitroreductase has protein sequence MTPTIDLICSHRSIRQFTDRPISPEQLHAIIDSARAASSSSFLQLVSIIRITDPALRQQLVKLSGEQAYVAQAAEFLVFCADFNRNQQIYPQAQLGFAEQLLTGSIDAALMGQNALLAAESLGMGGVFIGGLRNHIQAVTDLLHLPQHVLPLFGLCLGYPAQDPQQKPRLPASIMLHENQYQPLDSAELAQYDAEMAHYYQSRGSNLKQQNWSQHICSTLSKESRPFMLDYLHRQGWITR, from the coding sequence ATGACACCGACCATTGATCTGATCTGTTCACATCGTTCTATCCGTCAATTTACGGATCGGCCGATCAGCCCAGAGCAACTTCACGCCATTATCGATTCGGCGCGCGCGGCATCATCCTCCAGCTTTTTGCAGCTGGTCAGTATTATTCGGATCACCGATCCGGCCTTGCGTCAGCAGCTAGTGAAATTATCTGGCGAGCAGGCCTATGTGGCACAGGCGGCAGAGTTTCTGGTCTTTTGTGCCGACTTTAACCGTAATCAGCAGATTTACCCGCAAGCGCAGTTGGGATTTGCCGAGCAGCTGTTAACCGGCAGCATTGATGCGGCGCTGATGGGGCAAAATGCCTTACTGGCGGCAGAGTCACTGGGCATGGGCGGCGTATTTATCGGCGGTTTGCGTAATCATATTCAGGCGGTCACCGATCTGTTGCACTTGCCGCAGCATGTACTGCCATTGTTTGGTCTGTGTTTGGGTTATCCTGCGCAAGATCCGCAGCAAAAGCCGCGCCTACCGGCGTCGATTATGCTGCATGAAAACCAGTATCAGCCGCTGGATAGCGCGGAATTGGCGCAGTATGATGCGGAGATGGCGCATTATTACCAATCTCGTGGCAGTAACCTCAAGCAGCAAAATTGGAGCCAGCATATCTGTTCGACCTTAAGTAAAGAGTCGCGTCCTTTCATGCTGGATTATTTACATCGTCAGGGATGGATTACCCGCTAA
- a CDS encoding DUF1418 family protein has protein sequence MTQRPKFVLPWPIVISEVVGFLLIILGYLDIKQSSLLPAWLSGTGSAATMIIVGLILMLPAGLFLVSGWFGQLDSWIKPTFNHSAGHERKKKEHDDDTDH, from the coding sequence ATGACACAAAGACCTAAATTTGTCCTCCCTTGGCCGATTGTGATAAGCGAGGTGGTCGGTTTTTTACTGATTATTCTTGGCTACCTCGATATCAAACAAAGTTCTCTGTTACCGGCATGGCTCAGTGGCACGGGCAGTGCCGCGACGATGATCATTGTCGGACTGATTTTGATGTTACCGGCTGGGTTGTTTTTGGTGTCCGGCTGGTTTGGTCAGCTAGACAGCTGGATTAAACCGACGTTTAACCACAGTGCTGGGCATGAGCGTAAGAAAAAGGAGCATGATGATGACACCGACCATTGA
- a CDS encoding DUF1499 domain-containing protein: MSRTIPSSLPGCSNVHAGVSSSDQHKRSYISPLSFSVPPDVVWRALRQLVVNWPRTDVIKDVPGYLKVLSHSRLLRLPDEVEFLLDTHHACICICSVSKVLPYDFGSNRRRIEKLRAALTAQLAQHDAPAP; encoded by the coding sequence ATGAGCCGGACTATTCCTTCCAGTCTGCCCGGATGCAGCAATGTGCATGCTGGCGTATCCAGTAGCGATCAGCATAAACGCAGTTATATCAGCCCATTGTCGTTTTCCGTGCCGCCCGATGTGGTGTGGCGGGCGCTGCGTCAGTTAGTGGTGAATTGGCCGCGTACTGACGTGATTAAAGATGTGCCGGGTTATTTGAAAGTGCTGAGCCATTCGCGGCTGTTGCGCTTACCAGACGAAGTCGAGTTTTTATTGGATACGCACCATGCTTGTATCTGCATCTGTTCTGTGTCTAAAGTGTTGCCTTACGATTTTGGCAGTAACCGCCGGCGTATTGAAAAATTGCGCGCCGCGTTAACAGCGCAATTAGCACAACATGATGCTCCTGCACCGTAA
- a CDS encoding GrxA family glutaredoxin — MFAVIFGRPGCPYCVRAKELAEKLSAERDDFRFRYIDIHAEGISKADLEKTVGKPVETVPQIFIDQKHIGGCTDFEAYAKEHLSLYNA, encoded by the coding sequence ATGTTTGCAGTGATTTTTGGTCGTCCTGGTTGCCCTTATTGTGTCCGTGCCAAAGAGTTGGCCGAAAAGCTCAGTGCTGAGCGCGATGATTTCCGTTTCCGTTATATCGATATCCATGCGGAAGGCATTTCAAAAGCAGATCTGGAAAAGACAGTAGGTAAGCCAGTAGAAACCGTGCCACAGATTTTTATCGACCAGAAACACATCGGCGGCTGCACGGATTTTGAAGCCTATGCCAAAGAGCATTTGAGCCTGTACAACGCGTAA
- the ybjM gene encoding inner membrane protein YbjM has product MLKWNWNVVMLGGFLFCVIFFFQGMHYPYSEAAYSADPHSHPGLLLFMLPGIVSAHFARRHGLLHGLMGALVVAPLCMLIRLAAFSRYESFLDTVVYFIGAAFWCGLGTLLYVFGSRILLHYKSHARRALSQAPQKKYSQSNISHTKVK; this is encoded by the coding sequence ATGCTGAAGTGGAACTGGAATGTGGTCATGCTGGGTGGATTTTTATTTTGTGTGATTTTCTTCTTTCAGGGCATGCACTATCCATATTCTGAAGCGGCTTATTCTGCCGATCCCCATAGCCATCCGGGGCTGTTGCTATTCATGCTGCCAGGCATTGTATCGGCGCATTTTGCGCGTCGTCATGGCCTCTTACATGGCTTGATGGGCGCGCTGGTGGTGGCTCCGCTGTGTATGCTGATCCGGCTCGCTGCGTTTTCCCGTTACGAGAGTTTTCTCGACACCGTGGTGTATTTTATCGGGGCCGCCTTCTGGTGCGGTTTGGGTACATTGCTGTATGTCTTTGGCAGCCGCATTTTACTGCATTACAAATCGCATGCTCGCCGCGCGTTGAGTCAGGCGCCACAAAAAAAATACAGTCAGTCCAATATTAGCCACACTAAAGTAAAATAA
- a CDS encoding aspartate:alanine antiporter: MNIDVSALLNGNDILLLFVVLALGLCLGKLRFGSIQLGNSIGVLVVSLLLGQMHFSLNAEALSLGFMLFIFCVGIEAGPNFFAIFFRDGKNYLLLALVVVVTALIIAFALGRWLGWDIGLTAGLLAGSMTSTPVLVGARESLLSGSHNIADPALVRTALSNLSLGYALTYLVGLVSLILAARYLPKLQRQDLVTSAQEIARERGLDPDSQRKVYLPIIRAYRVGPELVEWSGGKNLRELGIYRQTGCYIERIRRNGILASPDGDAVLQVGDEIALVGYPDSHARLDPSFREGKEVFDRDLLDLRVVTEEIVVKNDSVVGKRLAHLRLTDQGCFLNRIVRSQIEMPIDDTIVLNKGDVLHVSGDARRVRGLADRVGFISIHSQVADLLAFCSFFIIGLMVGQVTFQFSQFTFSFGNAAGLLFSGIMLGFLRANHPTFGYVPQGALTMTKEFGLMVFMVGVGLSAGSGMNNEVDSIGLQMIFGGLLVSLGPVIIAYLFGAYVLKMNRAMLFGAIMGARTLAPAMEVINTLSRSNIPALGYAGTYAIANVLLTLAGSLIVVFWH; the protein is encoded by the coding sequence GTGAATATCGACGTATCAGCATTGCTCAATGGAAATGACATACTGCTTTTGTTTGTCGTACTGGCCCTCGGCCTGTGTCTTGGGAAATTACGCTTCGGCTCTATCCAATTGGGTAATTCAATCGGGGTTCTGGTCGTTTCGCTGCTGCTCGGCCAAATGCACTTCTCGCTTAATGCCGAAGCGCTGAGCCTTGGATTTATGCTGTTCATCTTCTGTGTCGGTATCGAAGCCGGCCCAAACTTTTTTGCCATATTTTTCCGCGATGGTAAGAACTACCTGCTGCTGGCACTGGTTGTGGTTGTCACTGCGCTGATCATTGCCTTTGCCCTTGGCCGCTGGTTAGGCTGGGATATCGGTCTAACCGCCGGTTTACTCGCCGGCTCCATGACCTCGACCCCAGTGTTGGTGGGGGCCAGAGAATCGCTCCTCAGTGGCTCGCACAATATCGCCGATCCGGCGCTGGTGCGCACCGCGCTGAGTAACCTCAGCCTCGGTTATGCCCTGACCTATTTGGTCGGTCTGGTCAGCCTTATTTTGGCGGCGCGCTATCTGCCAAAATTGCAACGTCAGGATCTGGTGACCAGTGCGCAAGAAATTGCCCGCGAACGTGGCCTTGACCCAGACAGTCAGCGCAAGGTGTATCTGCCGATTATCCGCGCCTATCGCGTGGGACCGGAGCTGGTCGAGTGGAGTGGCGGTAAGAACCTGCGTGAACTGGGGATTTATCGACAGACCGGCTGTTATATCGAGCGTATTCGTCGTAATGGCATCTTAGCCAGCCCCGATGGGGATGCGGTGCTGCAAGTTGGCGATGAGATTGCGCTGGTAGGTTACCCCGATAGCCATGCGCGCCTTGACCCGAGCTTTCGCGAAGGTAAAGAGGTGTTCGACCGTGACCTGCTCGACTTACGTGTTGTCACCGAAGAGATTGTGGTGAAAAACGACAGCGTGGTCGGCAAGCGTCTGGCGCATCTGCGTCTGACCGATCAGGGCTGCTTCTTGAACCGCATTGTCCGCTCGCAAATCGAAATGCCAATTGACGACACCATCGTCCTGAACAAAGGTGATGTGCTGCATGTCAGCGGCGATGCCCGCCGTGTTCGCGGCTTGGCCGATCGGGTTGGCTTTATCTCCATCCACAGTCAAGTGGCGGACTTACTGGCGTTTTGTAGCTTCTTCATCATCGGTTTGATGGTGGGGCAAGTGACGTTCCAGTTTAGCCAGTTTACCTTCAGCTTTGGTAATGCCGCCGGTTTACTGTTCTCCGGCATCATGCTGGGCTTCTTGCGAGCGAACCACCCTACCTTCGGTTATGTACCGCAAGGGGCACTGACCATGACCAAAGAGTTTGGCTTGATGGTGTTTATGGTGGGGGTTGGCCTGAGCGCCGGTAGCGGCATGAACAATGAAGTCGACAGCATCGGGTTACAGATGATTTTCGGTGGCTTACTGGTCAGTTTAGGCCCGGTCATTATTGCCTATCTGTTCGGTGCTTATGTGCTGAAAATGAACCGTGCGATGCTGTTCGGCGCCATTATGGGGGCCCGTACCTTGGCGCCAGCGATGGAAGTGATCAATACCCTGTCGCGCAGTAATATTCCGGCGCTCGGCTACGCCGGTACTTATGCGATAGCTAACGTGCTGTTGACGCTGGCCGGCTCCTTGATCGTGGTGTTCTGGCACTGA
- a CDS encoding acyl-CoA dehydrogenase: MTSLRQRYISGPAFKVFKRILPPLSATEREAMEAGTVWWEGDLFRGQPDWNKLHALPKPKLTAEEQSFLDNQVETLLNMLDDYQIVHELNDLPPEVWEYLKKERFFSLIIAKEFGGRQFSSLANSTIVTKIASKSTTAAVTVMVPNSLGPGELLSHYGTEEQKQRWLPGLADGREIPCFALTGPEAGSDAGSIPDKGIVCRGTYDGKDVLGIRLNWNKRYITLAPVATVLGLAFKMYDPEHLLGDKEDIGITCALIPTNHPGVEVGARHIPMDLAFMNGPTWGKDVFIPLDWIIGGPSYAGKGWRMLVECLSAGRGISLPALGTAIGHLTTRTTGAYSYVRKQFGLSIGRFEGVAEAMGRIGGLTYLLEAARTFTTTALDTGETPGIVTAIAKYHMTEIGRQLLNDSMDIHAGRAIQLGPMNYLGHHYFGIPVAITVEGANILTRNLMIFGQGATRCHPFVLGEMEAAANPDEKAGLQAFDELLFKHIVFGVTNFFSTFWQGITAGKLNAAPSGSPLSRYYKQLGRMSRALALTADMAMLVLGGDLKRKEMLSARLGDVLSHLYLASAVLKRYEQEGRLKEDLPLAEYGLQYCLYQCGKAFDSFFQNFSNRAVAIMLRVAVFPYGVSYKPVQDETALKIAKLMMVPGAQRDRLTNLCFVGQAPDEAINIMESAFLAMYGARDIELKLAEAQRSGKLPRKVALNELVEQAKASAIISEAEAEQMLAAEALRSRAVQVDHVNGPHPNPACAEDRAA, translated from the coding sequence ATGACCAGTCTGCGCCAACGTTATATCTCAGGCCCGGCTTTTAAGGTATTCAAGCGCATTCTGCCGCCGTTGTCTGCGACAGAGCGTGAAGCCATGGAGGCGGGTACTGTCTGGTGGGAAGGGGACCTGTTTCGCGGTCAGCCTGATTGGAACAAACTGCATGCGCTGCCAAAACCCAAGCTGACAGCCGAAGAGCAATCGTTCCTGGATAATCAGGTGGAAACCCTGCTCAACATGCTGGATGACTATCAGATCGTGCATGAGTTAAACGATCTGCCGCCAGAAGTGTGGGAATACCTGAAAAAAGAGCGTTTCTTCTCGCTGATCATCGCCAAAGAGTTTGGTGGCCGTCAGTTTAGCTCTTTGGCTAACTCCACCATTGTGACCAAAATCGCCAGCAAGAGTACCACTGCGGCGGTGACCGTCATGGTACCAAACTCATTAGGCCCTGGCGAACTGCTGTCGCATTACGGCACAGAGGAGCAAAAGCAGCGCTGGTTACCGGGGCTGGCTGATGGCCGTGAGATCCCGTGCTTTGCACTGACCGGCCCTGAAGCGGGCTCGGATGCGGGCAGTATTCCGGATAAAGGCATTGTTTGCCGTGGCACGTATGACGGTAAAGACGTGCTGGGCATTCGCTTGAACTGGAACAAGCGGTATATCACGTTGGCACCGGTGGCGACGGTACTGGGCTTAGCGTTCAAAATGTACGACCCAGAGCACCTGTTGGGGGATAAAGAGGACATCGGGATTACTTGTGCCCTGATCCCAACCAATCACCCAGGTGTCGAGGTTGGCGCGCGTCATATTCCAATGGATCTGGCCTTCATGAACGGGCCTACATGGGGTAAAGATGTGTTTATCCCGCTGGATTGGATTATCGGCGGCCCATCTTATGCCGGTAAAGGCTGGCGCATGCTGGTGGAATGCCTTTCGGCGGGGCGCGGTATTTCGTTACCGGCGCTGGGCACTGCGATTGGCCATCTAACTACCCGTACCACTGGTGCGTATTCATATGTGCGTAAGCAGTTTGGTCTGTCGATTGGTCGCTTTGAAGGGGTGGCTGAGGCGATGGGACGCATTGGCGGTCTGACCTATTTGCTGGAAGCGGCGCGTACCTTTACCACTACGGCATTGGATACCGGTGAAACCCCGGGGATTGTGACGGCAATTGCCAAGTATCACATGACCGAAATTGGTCGTCAGCTGCTGAATGATTCCATGGATATCCATGCGGGTCGCGCTATCCAGTTAGGCCCAATGAACTATCTGGGACACCACTATTTTGGTATTCCGGTAGCCATCACGGTGGAAGGGGCCAACATCCTGACCCGTAACCTGATGATCTTCGGTCAAGGTGCGACCCGTTGTCATCCGTTTGTATTGGGTGAGATGGAAGCGGCGGCCAACCCTGATGAAAAAGCCGGTTTGCAGGCCTTTGATGAGTTGCTGTTCAAGCACATCGTTTTTGGTGTGACTAACTTCTTCAGCACTTTCTGGCAGGGCATTACGGCAGGTAAATTAAATGCCGCGCCATCGGGCAGTCCACTGAGCCGCTATTACAAGCAGCTAGGACGCATGAGCCGAGCGCTGGCCTTGACCGCAGATATGGCTATGTTGGTGTTGGGCGGCGATCTGAAGCGTAAAGAGATGCTGTCGGCGCGTTTGGGGGATGTCCTCAGCCACCTGTATCTGGCGTCTGCGGTACTGAAACGCTACGAGCAAGAAGGGCGTTTGAAGGAAGACCTGCCGTTGGCTGAATATGGTTTGCAATACTGCTTGTATCAGTGTGGCAAAGCCTTTGATAGCTTCTTCCAAAACTTCAGCAATCGCGCTGTTGCGATCATGCTGCGGGTGGCGGTGTTCCCGTACGGCGTAAGTTACAAGCCGGTTCAGGATGAAACGGCTCTGAAAATTGCCAAGCTGATGATGGTGCCAGGGGCGCAGCGTGATCGCCTGACTAATCTGTGCTTTGTCGGCCAAGCGCCGGATGAAGCCATTAATATCATGGAGTCAGCGTTCTTAGCGATGTATGGCGCGCGTGATATCGAACTGAAGCTGGCAGAAGCGCAGCGTAGCGGTAAATTACCACGTAAAGTTGCGCTCAATGAGCTGGTGGAGCAAGCCAAAGCCAGTGCGATTATCAGCGAAGCGGAAGCTGAGCAGATGTTGGCCGCCGAAGCATTGCGTAGCCGTGCGGTGCAGGTCGACCATGTGAATGGTCCGCATCCAAATCCAGCTTGTGCGGAAGACCGCGCTGCCTAA